One window from the genome of Echinicola vietnamensis DSM 17526 encodes:
- the yajC gene encoding preprotein translocase subunit YajC translates to MTNTILLQAQGAGGSGIMGQVFLFGGIILIMYFFMIRPQQKKQKDAKNFIESIKKGDQVVTIGGIHGKVYAIEGETVLIELDKGLKIKVEKSAVSAEFSKKSSGTK, encoded by the coding sequence AATTTTATTACAAGCACAAGGAGCCGGAGGCAGCGGCATTATGGGGCAAGTATTCCTTTTTGGAGGAATTATCCTGATTATGTATTTCTTTATGATCAGGCCTCAGCAAAAGAAACAAAAAGACGCCAAGAACTTTATAGAGTCCATCAAAAAGGGCGACCAAGTGGTGACCATTGGAGGTATCCATGGAAAAGTATATGCCATAGAAGGTGAAACTGTCCTGATTGAACTGGACAAAGGCTTGAAAATCAAAGTGGAAAAATCAGCCGTATCAGCGGAGTTTTCAAAAAAATCCAGCGGAACTAAATAG
- the coaE gene encoding dephospho-CoA kinase (Dephospho-CoA kinase (CoaE) performs the final step in coenzyme A biosynthesis.), producing the protein MQNHKPLLVGITGGIGAGKTTAAKIFQTLGIPVYYADDRAKWLMANSPSLKEQIAAQFGKEAYHEDGTLNRPFLAGKVFSDPEQTKRINGLVHPAVKDDFEAWAARQDAPYVLKEAALLFETGSYQDLDHVIHVFAPVDLRISRVLSRDAHRSREQVLAIMERQWSDTQKNKQADFTISNKENQMLIPQVMKVHKALSEKA; encoded by the coding sequence ATGCAGAACCATAAGCCCTTACTGGTCGGGATTACTGGAGGTATTGGAGCAGGAAAGACCACGGCCGCCAAAATTTTTCAAACGCTGGGGATTCCGGTGTACTATGCAGATGACCGTGCCAAATGGTTGATGGCAAATTCCCCTTCGCTAAAGGAGCAAATTGCTGCGCAGTTTGGGAAGGAGGCTTACCATGAAGACGGGACCCTGAACAGGCCCTTTTTGGCTGGGAAAGTGTTTTCAGATCCCGAACAGACCAAACGCATCAATGGACTGGTGCATCCTGCTGTAAAGGATGATTTTGAAGCTTGGGCAGCACGACAAGATGCCCCGTATGTGCTGAAGGAAGCTGCTTTGCTTTTTGAGACCGGTTCCTATCAGGATTTGGATCATGTCATTCATGTTTTTGCCCCTGTGGATTTAAGGATTTCGCGGGTGTTGTCCAGGGATGCCCATCGATCAAGGGAGCAGGTTCTGGCCATTATGGAGCGGCAATGGTCCGATACCCAAAAAAATAAACAGGCCGATTTTACGATCTCTAATAAGGAAAATCAAATGTTGATTCCTCAAGTGATGAAAGTTCACAAGGCATTGTCCGAGAAAGCCTGA
- a CDS encoding C40 family peptidase: MSQYSVRRPKISLVIICSLWVAMALSSCSASKKAYRKNVNTVIQTAKSYRGTPYRYGGTTRSGMDCSALLYLSFQRAGIQLPRSSSAQSKVGKKVPKRKLEKGDVVFFATGRRKNKVTHAGIVTDKGRRGVQFIHSSSSLGVTEDNLASPYWKPRFVRARRYF, translated from the coding sequence ATGAGTCAGTATTCGGTCCGACGTCCAAAGATCTCCCTGGTTATTATTTGCTCGCTATGGGTTGCCATGGCTTTGAGCTCCTGTTCGGCTTCAAAAAAAGCATACCGTAAAAATGTCAACACGGTCATCCAAACGGCCAAATCCTATCGGGGGACCCCTTACCGCTATGGAGGTACCACACGGTCAGGCATGGACTGCTCGGCCCTGCTTTACCTGTCCTTTCAGCGCGCAGGCATTCAGCTTCCCCGAAGCTCATCAGCACAAAGTAAAGTAGGGAAGAAAGTTCCCAAGCGAAAATTGGAAAAAGGGGATGTGGTGTTTTTTGCCACTGGAAGGAGAAAGAACAAGGTGACCCATGCGGGCATTGTGACGGATAAGGGAAGGCGAGGCGTTCAATTTATCCATTCTTCCTCCTCTTTGGGTGTCACGGAGGATAATTTGGCCTCACCCTACTGGAAACCAAGGTTTGTCAGGGCAAGGAGGTATTTTTAG
- the atpD gene encoding F0F1 ATP synthase subunit beta, which translates to MANTGKITQVIGPVVDISFEGGKLPNILDALEITKENGQKVVLEVQQHLGEDRVRTIAMDSSEGLRRGLEVIDLGAPISVPTGEGIKGRLFNVVGEPIDGLPAVESTTKLPIHRHAPKFEDLSTSTEVLYTGIKVIDLIEPYAKGGKIGLFGGAGVGKTVLIQELINNIAKAYSGLSVFAGVGERTREGNDLLREMIESGIVTYGDDFVESLENEGGWDLSKVDVEKLKESKATFVFGQMNEPPGARARVALTGLTLAEYYRDGEGDGAGKDILFFIDNIFRFTQAGSEVSALLGRMPSAVGYQPTLATEMGAMQERITSTKHGSITSVQAVYVPADDLTDPAPATTFAHLDATTVLSRKIAELGIYPAVDPLDSTSRILEPGILGDEHYGCATRVKELLQRYKELQDIIAILGMEELSEEDKLVVHRARRVQRFLSQPFHVAEQFTGLKGVLVDIKDTIKGFNMIMDGELDHLPEAAFNLVGDIDDAIAKGEKMLAEVK; encoded by the coding sequence ATGGCGAATACTGGTAAGATAACTCAGGTGATTGGCCCCGTAGTAGATATTTCTTTCGAAGGGGGGAAGTTGCCGAATATCCTGGACGCACTCGAAATCACTAAGGAGAACGGTCAAAAAGTAGTATTGGAGGTTCAGCAGCACTTAGGAGAAGATCGTGTTAGAACGATTGCAATGGATTCTTCCGAAGGCTTAAGAAGAGGCTTGGAAGTGATCGATTTAGGCGCTCCGATCTCTGTACCCACAGGAGAAGGCATCAAAGGCCGACTTTTCAATGTAGTAGGAGAGCCTATCGACGGCCTTCCTGCAGTAGAGTCCACTACCAAGCTTCCTATCCACAGACACGCTCCTAAGTTCGAAGACCTTTCTACTTCGACAGAGGTGCTGTATACAGGTATTAAAGTTATCGACTTGATCGAGCCTTATGCAAAAGGTGGTAAAATTGGTCTTTTCGGTGGTGCCGGTGTAGGAAAGACGGTATTGATCCAGGAGTTGATCAATAACATCGCCAAAGCTTACTCTGGTCTTTCGGTATTTGCCGGGGTAGGAGAAAGAACCCGTGAAGGAAATGACCTTCTTAGAGAGATGATCGAATCAGGTATTGTGACTTACGGTGATGATTTCGTAGAATCTCTTGAAAATGAAGGTGGCTGGGATCTTTCTAAAGTAGACGTTGAAAAATTGAAGGAGTCCAAAGCAACCTTTGTGTTTGGTCAGATGAATGAGCCTCCAGGTGCCCGTGCACGTGTGGCATTGACTGGTCTTACACTTGCTGAATATTACCGAGACGGTGAAGGCGATGGTGCTGGTAAGGATATCCTTTTCTTTATTGATAATATTTTCCGATTTACCCAAGCAGGTTCTGAGGTGTCAGCCCTTCTGGGACGTATGCCATCTGCGGTAGGTTACCAGCCTACATTGGCAACAGAAATGGGTGCCATGCAGGAGAGAATTACCTCTACCAAGCACGGTTCCATTACTTCCGTACAAGCCGTTTACGTACCTGCGGATGACTTGACTGACCCCGCTCCAGCAACTACGTTTGCCCACTTGGATGCCACTACGGTACTTTCCCGTAAAATCGCCGAGCTAGGTATTTATCCTGCGGTGGATCCTTTGGATTCTACTTCTAGGATTTTGGAGCCAGGCATTCTGGGTGACGAGCACTATGGATGTGCTACGCGCGTAAAAGAATTGCTACAGCGTTATAAAGAACTTCAAGATATCATTGCCATCCTTGGTATGGAAGAGCTTTCTGAAGAAGATAAGCTTGTCGTACACAGAGCAAGAAGGGTACAGCGTTTCTTGTCCCAGCCATTCCACGTAGCCGAGCAGTTTACCGGATTGAAAGGGGTGTTGGTAGATATCAAAGATACCATCAAAGGATTTAACATGATCATGGACGGTGAACTTGATCATCTTCCTGAAGCAGCATTTAACTTGGTCGGTGACATTGATGATGCCATCGCTAAGGGTGAGAAAATGCTTGCCGAGGTTAAATAA